One region of Mesotoga sp. UBA6090 genomic DNA includes:
- a CDS encoding alpha-amylase family glycosyl hydrolase has protein sequence MKKLLLSLLLIAFVTMACFARTAWEDQIVYFIMIDRFSNGDPSNDDMGYGESGSDNSRYNGGDLKGIIDKLDYVKGLGATAIWITPPVANQWWNPWVNYGGYHGYWARDFKRIDEHFGDIELYRKLVKEAHERGLLVIQDIVPNHVGDYFRFVNGEFELNTESIPTSSPEQYPFSLNNFDDHETDHIYHWTPDISDFNDQYQKLNYQMSGLDDLNTENTAVVSALKDSFTFWIEEADIDGFRIDTVIYVPLEFWNEFLNGEEGIYEVASRNGKTEFLTFGEAWVRSDPFDDSGEIVIGEFFDAGMNAMLDFPLNIELRSVFKEGKATANLGYRLEVRQSRLDQTRLLTFIDNHDMERFLKGGGLSNLKQALAFIFTIPGIPVIYYGTEQGFFETRATMFAEGFQSGGIDHFDTQSELYNYIRDLSKLRQEYPVFRYGIIEILKSDSNGPGIFAYRLEHNGDKVFVIMNTAGERRILANMKNGLEEGQVIEPIYTFNSLAKGYPVEREGKLVMSMNPRSVYVGIASDESREIEIPNIEFTADLEDHQKIDSTYTITGTTSGASSAKIIFDTKIEEAEDIEIVDGKWSYEWDISKFDPGTHSILFKIYGETRRESIYSNDYTVILDIPELLLASLSDPEGDDRGPQGRYEYPTDITFKNQMDLLEANLKQIGASLVLGMKIKDLTDSWGPQNGFDHVTFQIFIDDPDKKGATVLPFQNASMPDGLDWDYFIFANGWSIVAYSAEGSGPGSFGTAISPTPLVQTNKMNNEVILRIAGETIGRPDDLKGFNIYITTWDFDGIEAVYRDIYPEPKSYHFGGGNKEDPYIMDDILIRID, from the coding sequence ATGAAAAAGCTGCTTCTTTCTCTTCTTCTAATTGCTTTTGTGACGATGGCCTGCTTTGCAAGAACTGCCTGGGAGGATCAGATTGTGTATTTCATTATGATAGACCGTTTTTCGAACGGAGATCCGTCCAACGATGACATGGGATATGGAGAGTCCGGCAGCGACAACTCGAGATATAACGGCGGAGATCTCAAAGGAATAATCGACAAACTGGATTATGTCAAAGGACTGGGTGCAACGGCTATATGGATCACCCCTCCTGTTGCCAATCAGTGGTGGAATCCTTGGGTGAACTATGGAGGCTACCACGGATACTGGGCAAGGGATTTTAAGAGAATCGACGAACACTTTGGTGACATTGAGCTGTACAGGAAATTGGTCAAGGAAGCTCACGAAAGGGGGTTGCTGGTGATTCAGGACATTGTCCCGAATCATGTCGGTGATTACTTTCGCTTCGTGAATGGAGAGTTCGAGTTGAACACAGAAAGTATACCGACATCTTCTCCTGAGCAATATCCATTCTCCCTGAACAATTTCGACGACCACGAGACTGATCACATATATCACTGGACGCCGGACATCTCTGACTTCAACGATCAATACCAGAAGCTCAATTATCAGATGTCGGGTCTCGACGACCTTAACACAGAGAATACGGCTGTTGTTTCGGCCCTTAAAGACTCCTTCACTTTCTGGATAGAAGAGGCCGATATCGATGGATTTAGGATCGATACAGTAATCTACGTTCCTCTAGAATTCTGGAACGAGTTTCTGAATGGTGAAGAAGGTATCTACGAAGTTGCCTCCAGGAATGGCAAAACGGAATTCCTTACCTTTGGAGAGGCCTGGGTGAGGAGTGATCCCTTCGACGACAGCGGAGAAATCGTAATTGGGGAGTTCTTTGATGCCGGCATGAACGCAATGCTCGATTTTCCGTTGAACATTGAGCTTAGAAGTGTGTTCAAAGAAGGGAAAGCCACTGCAAATCTAGGATACAGGCTTGAAGTGAGACAGAGCAGACTCGATCAGACCAGGCTCTTAACCTTCATAGATAATCACGATATGGAGCGATTCCTAAAAGGGGGAGGACTTTCGAACCTCAAACAGGCGTTAGCTTTCATCTTCACAATCCCTGGAATTCCGGTGATCTATTACGGTACAGAACAAGGATTCTTCGAGACAAGAGCCACTATGTTCGCCGAAGGCTTTCAGTCCGGCGGAATAGACCATTTTGACACTCAGTCCGAGCTTTACAACTATATAAGGGATCTCTCGAAACTCAGACAGGAGTACCCGGTCTTCAGATACGGAATAATCGAGATCTTGAAATCGGACTCTAACGGGCCTGGAATTTTTGCCTACCGACTCGAACACAACGGCGACAAGGTATTCGTGATAATGAACACTGCAGGTGAAAGAAGAATTCTCGCAAATATGAAAAACGGACTGGAAGAGGGCCAGGTCATCGAGCCGATCTACACGTTCAACTCGCTAGCAAAGGGTTATCCCGTCGAAAGAGAAGGGAAGCTTGTTATGTCAATGAATCCTCGTTCAGTCTACGTGGGAATCGCTTCGGATGAGTCTCGCGAAATTGAGATTCCGAATATTGAGTTCACGGCAGATCTCGAAGATCATCAAAAGATAGACTCAACTTACACTATAACAGGGACCACATCAGGAGCGTCATCGGCAAAGATAATATTCGACACGAAAATTGAAGAAGCTGAAGATATCGAGATCGTAGACGGAAAATGGTCTTACGAATGGGATATATCTAAATTCGATCCGGGAACTCATTCAATTCTATTCAAGATCTACGGTGAGACAAGAAGAGAATCAATCTACAGTAACGACTACACCGTAATACTGGACATCCCTGAATTGCTTCTGGCATCTCTTTCCGATCCCGAAGGCGACGACAGAGGCCCTCAGGGAAGATATGAGTATCCTACAGACATTACTTTCAAGAACCAGATGGATCTTCTCGAGGCGAATCTAAAACAGATAGGGGCTTCGCTGGTCTTGGGAATGAAGATAAAGGACCTTACTGACTCATGGGGACCGCAAAACGGATTTGATCACGTTACATTCCAGATCTTCATAGACGACCCAGACAAGAAGGGCGCTACAGTCCTGCCGTTCCAGAATGCATCCATGCCCGATGGGCTAGACTGGGATTACTTCATCTTCGCAAACGGCTGGTCCATAGTTGCATACTCCGCAGAGGGAAGTGGTCCCGGATCTTTCGGAACTGCCATTTCACCAACTCCCCTGGTCCAGACAAACAAGATGAACAACGAGGTCATTCTGAGGATCGCCGGGGAGACTATCGGAAGGCCAGATGATTTGAAGGGATTCAACATTTACATAACCACCTGGGACTTCGACGGAATCGAAGCAGTTTACCGCGATATCTATCCCGAGCCGAAAAGCTATCACTTCGGAGGAGGAAACAAGGAAGATCCGTATATTATGGATGATATTTTGATCAGGATAGACTAG
- a CDS encoding DUF4258 domain-containing protein has protein sequence MLFTLAVIFAVIVTALLIKYLSREDDREQSEEEREITFSQHAILRMNERDIEPERILRVLEEGRKVEITNYNRMKIMDDEITVILEKKLANFEVITVYWNSGDRETPPFDG, from the coding sequence ATGCTTTTCACTTTAGCCGTGATCTTTGCTGTGATAGTCACTGCACTCCTGATTAAGTACTTAAGCAGGGAAGATGATAGAGAACAGAGCGAGGAAGAGAGGGAGATCACTTTCAGTCAGCATGCGATTCTGAGAATGAATGAAAGAGACATCGAGCCGGAAAGAATATTGAGAGTTCTCGAGGAGGGCCGTAAAGTAGAGATTACCAACTACAACAGAATGAAGATAATGGATGACGAAATTACGGTGATACTTGAGAAGAAGCTTGCCAACTTCGAAGTAATCACGGTATATTGGAATAGTGGCGATCGAGAAACCCCACCGTTTGATGGCTAG
- a CDS encoding 5' nucleotidase, NT5C type — translation MKIMIDIDDILTDFNRAFLKIAHEMFEEVPLEVEVKVWDFWKSVPNLTLEMEEKVWEVIRNTEDFYESLPPYASGEDLMRLGVLIAEGRHEFYFITSRFPTKGRNVQIQSQRWIQKVIDEPVSVIVSSRKGELCEVLGIEYAIDDAPHHIENLLDHGINTYILDWPYNRHIEHRLRVKSLGEFLDSILI, via the coding sequence ATGAAGATAATGATCGATATAGATGATATTCTTACGGACTTCAATCGGGCCTTTCTAAAAATCGCCCACGAAATGTTTGAAGAGGTACCGCTAGAAGTCGAAGTCAAGGTCTGGGATTTCTGGAAAAGCGTCCCCAACCTCACGCTTGAGATGGAAGAAAAGGTGTGGGAAGTCATAAGGAATACAGAAGATTTCTACGAATCGCTGCCTCCATATGCTTCGGGGGAAGACTTAATGAGGCTTGGCGTTTTGATTGCCGAAGGTCGTCACGAATTCTATTTTATTACATCCAGATTCCCGACGAAGGGAAGAAACGTTCAGATACAATCTCAGAGATGGATACAGAAGGTGATTGACGAACCGGTATCGGTAATTGTAAGCTCCAGAAAGGGTGAACTATGTGAAGTTCTGGGCATTGAATACGCCATTGATGACGCACCGCATCATATTGAGAACCTGCTCGATCACGGGATCAATACTTACATTTTGGATTGGCCGTATAACAGGCATATCGAACACCGATTGAGAGTCAAGAGCCTTGGGGAGTTTCTAGATAGTATATTGATCTGA
- a CDS encoding P1 family peptidase: MLDFETGSNINYRKIGEEMRFRELARPGDGYETGTLNKITDLEGIRVGHYTLTEDSPRCLRTGISVIRIPSVYERPIPAASSVFNGYGKSMGLIQIEELGTIESDIFLTNTLSIGAVHQGAVRLALESNPELSSLNVVVMECNDGFLNEIRALAIKEEMVADAVGDAKKDFKLGSCGAGTGMVCFGYKGGIGSSSRIIEFGGRKYTVGVFVLSNFGRSSDLRIPSLELRYEVQDPDREKGSLIMILGTDLPLMPLQLKRVTRHMNLAIGLLGAPGYHGSGDISLAFTTSREYSLSEQSLMNEGNTLSEIFRAAVWACAEAIVDSMLCSGAMTGFKGSVDSLRSAIQSNL, from the coding sequence ATGCTTGATTTCGAAACAGGATCCAATATCAATTATCGAAAGATAGGTGAAGAGATGAGATTTAGAGAGCTCGCTCGCCCGGGAGACGGGTATGAAACGGGGACTTTGAACAAGATCACCGATCTTGAGGGAATACGAGTCGGGCATTACACTTTGACTGAGGATTCACCGAGATGTCTGCGTACGGGAATAAGCGTCATAAGGATTCCTTCCGTATATGAAAGACCCATCCCAGCAGCTTCCAGCGTCTTCAACGGTTATGGAAAGTCAATGGGCCTCATTCAGATAGAAGAACTCGGGACAATCGAGAGCGATATCTTTTTGACCAACACACTTTCAATTGGAGCCGTACATCAGGGTGCTGTAAGACTCGCCCTTGAGAGTAATCCTGAATTGTCGTCGCTCAACGTAGTCGTCATGGAGTGCAACGATGGCTTTCTAAATGAAATTCGAGCGCTGGCGATAAAAGAAGAGATGGTTGCCGATGCGGTCGGGGACGCGAAAAAGGATTTCAAGCTCGGCAGCTGTGGCGCGGGAACCGGGATGGTCTGCTTTGGTTATAAGGGCGGGATCGGTTCGTCTTCAAGAATCATCGAGTTCGGAGGCAGGAAATACACCGTGGGGGTTTTCGTTCTTTCGAATTTCGGAAGATCGTCCGACCTTAGAATTCCTTCTCTGGAATTGCGTTACGAAGTACAAGATCCCGATAGGGAGAAAGGATCGCTCATAATGATCCTGGGAACAGACTTACCTTTGATGCCACTTCAGTTGAAGAGAGTAACGCGCCACATGAATCTTGCGATTGGGCTACTTGGAGCTCCAGGGTACCATGGAAGTGGAGACATTTCACTTGCTTTCACTACATCCAGAGAGTACAGTTTGTCCGAGCAGAGCTTAATGAACGAAGGGAACACGCTGAGTGAAATATTCAGGGCAGCTGTCTGGGCGTGCGCCGAAGCCATAGTCGATTCGATGCTCTGCTCAGGTGCTATGACTGGATTCAAAGGCTCTGTGGACTCTTTAAGAAGTGCGATACAATCAAACCTCTGA
- a CDS encoding tetratricopeptide repeat-containing diguanylate cyclase, with the protein MEENKNKVVELLKQYMSTPENEPSRGISYLKEAVFILNGQGKTLAAHEILEKELRKFHDNSTVEMAILLNMMIKLSALVGDFAGAVEYSRRAQAICEAKNERELLTKVIINTSGLYFKMKDYDKALMHANKALQMAKRNGDEINAACCLNNIAIIHENGETGESGIPYLEEAVKIKEKHGMNAELPSSYVNLAELYYESERKAEAAELLEKARTIAKANENEYAIVEAMKYEARFLKGEGDLASAINLLEEVREYHQENGNKTELLGVLNDISSVYELMGDSKEALNTFKQITELSRSIFKEEQARSIAQLESSFEAREKLREINDLAEQNKRLRTVNEEISEKNNELQEMKAKLEEINRLLEKQAETDPLTGLLNHRKMKSVLDSEISRAERYETPLTMIMLDLDDFKSINDCYGHLKGDELLAAIGKLIRSSIRKNDFAFRYGGEEFLILLPSADMQRTTEVYSRLKESLREHLEIAVSFSAGAKQWKGESSDEFISIVDKLLYEAKAKGKDRLETSEAAI; encoded by the coding sequence ATGGAAGAAAATAAGAACAAAGTTGTCGAGTTGCTCAAACAATACATGTCTACGCCTGAGAACGAACCTTCAAGAGGCATATCATATCTTAAAGAAGCGGTATTCATCCTTAATGGGCAAGGTAAGACACTCGCTGCACATGAGATTTTGGAGAAAGAACTCAGGAAGTTCCACGACAACTCAACAGTAGAGATGGCCATTTTGTTGAATATGATGATTAAACTGAGCGCTCTTGTCGGCGATTTTGCGGGCGCGGTAGAGTATTCGAGAAGGGCTCAGGCAATATGCGAGGCAAAGAATGAAAGAGAACTGCTCACGAAGGTTATTATTAACACTTCGGGACTCTACTTCAAAATGAAGGACTACGATAAGGCATTGATGCATGCAAACAAAGCCCTTCAAATGGCCAAGAGGAATGGTGACGAGATCAATGCCGCCTGCTGCCTGAATAATATCGCCATTATACATGAGAACGGAGAGACAGGAGAATCTGGGATTCCCTATCTTGAAGAGGCAGTGAAGATCAAGGAAAAGCACGGTATGAACGCTGAGCTCCCCAGCAGTTATGTGAACCTTGCCGAACTGTATTACGAATCGGAACGAAAAGCAGAAGCAGCCGAGCTTCTCGAAAAAGCTAGGACAATCGCCAAAGCGAACGAAAACGAGTATGCAATTGTCGAGGCCATGAAATACGAAGCCCGTTTCTTGAAAGGCGAGGGAGATCTCGCCTCGGCTATCAACCTGCTTGAGGAAGTCAGGGAATACCATCAAGAAAACGGAAACAAGACTGAATTGCTGGGAGTATTGAACGATATCTCTTCAGTATATGAGTTGATGGGAGACTCGAAAGAGGCCCTGAACACGTTCAAACAGATCACGGAATTGAGCCGGAGTATTTTCAAGGAAGAACAGGCAAGGTCGATAGCCCAGCTGGAATCATCATTCGAGGCGAGGGAAAAACTCAGGGAAATTAACGACCTGGCCGAGCAAAACAAGAGACTGAGAACGGTCAACGAAGAGATATCGGAGAAAAACAACGAACTCCAGGAAATGAAAGCCAAGCTGGAGGAAATCAATAGGCTCCTGGAAAAGCAAGCGGAGACCGACCCATTGACCGGGCTGTTGAATCACAGGAAGATGAAATCAGTACTGGACAGTGAGATTTCCAGAGCTGAGAGATACGAAACTCCCCTGACCATGATTATGCTTGACCTGGACGACTTTAAATCAATCAATGACTGTTACGGGCATTTGAAGGGCGACGAGCTACTCGCAGCCATCGGGAAACTGATTAGATCATCTATAAGGAAGAATGATTTCGCTTTCAGATACGGTGGCGAGGAGTTTCTCATCCTCCTTCCCTCGGCGGATATGCAAAGGACGACGGAGGTTTACTCAAGATTGAAGGAGTCTCTTCGAGAGCATCTTGAGATAGCTGTCTCTTTCAGTGCAGGTGCGAAGCAGTGGAAAGGTGAGTCCTCGGACGAATTCATTTCCATTGTGGACAAATTGCTCTATGAAGCAAAAGCAAAAGGAAAGGACAGGCTTGAGACAAGTGAAGCGGCTATTTGA
- a CDS encoding tetratricopeptide repeat-containing diguanylate cyclase, with product MGQTDHEKSYTDYYEEYLSKNELCVEERLSLLRKFQQALLNSGETLVAFETVGRELEKFRGMTSRELGLTYNGMIRISCQSGEFSKALEYASDAIAVFNELEDEKSLSMVYNNIAGVYMKMENYEKSLEYTEKAISLAERDNDELSLAKYLNNKGIAIENIKEDGTGAQFIRKSIEIKEKNSLKSALPNSYMNLADIFLYTGREGEAIDLLRKAREVANENCDDYSLADVCRYEADYYKATGDLDSALVSLENSLEYHRSKGNKSEILQKLRAISEIHEAKGDVEGALEQYREMARLNSEIFREEEARVIAKLGATFAAMQKLREIEDMAARNIELSEVNRLIDRKNEELLKMQSELKSANELLKQRAETDPLTGLMNQKKMFEVVEYEINRAKRYGNALSIIMLDIDNFKELNDGLGHLKGDEILEILSSLIVSKIRNIDYAFRYGGEEFVILLPSTVLEGAMSTAKRIRNSVEETADLPITFSAGVTEWQAESVQELLLKVDKLMYQAKNKGKNRIES from the coding sequence ATGGGCCAGACAGATCACGAGAAGAGCTACACTGATTATTACGAGGAATATCTTTCAAAGAATGAGTTGTGTGTCGAGGAAAGGTTGTCGCTTCTCAGAAAGTTCCAGCAAGCTTTGCTTAACTCGGGAGAAACTCTAGTAGCCTTCGAGACTGTAGGCAGAGAACTTGAGAAATTCCGAGGAATGACTTCCCGCGAGCTCGGTCTTACCTACAACGGTATGATAAGAATCAGTTGTCAATCAGGTGAGTTCTCAAAGGCTCTCGAATATGCTTCCGATGCGATTGCCGTCTTCAACGAACTGGAAGATGAAAAGTCGCTGTCGATGGTCTACAACAACATCGCCGGTGTCTACATGAAAATGGAGAATTACGAGAAATCACTAGAATATACAGAAAAGGCGATTAGCCTTGCCGAAAGGGACAACGACGAGCTGTCTCTTGCCAAGTATCTCAACAATAAGGGAATAGCTATTGAGAACATAAAAGAAGACGGTACTGGTGCGCAGTTCATTCGAAAGTCGATTGAAATCAAAGAGAAAAACTCTCTTAAGAGTGCTCTCCCCAATAGCTATATGAACCTCGCCGATATCTTTCTGTATACCGGAAGAGAGGGTGAGGCTATTGATCTCTTAAGGAAAGCCCGTGAGGTAGCAAACGAAAACTGTGATGACTACTCTCTTGCGGATGTTTGCCGCTACGAAGCCGATTACTACAAGGCGACGGGAGACTTGGATTCTGCTTTGGTCTCCCTTGAAAACTCACTAGAATATCACAGATCGAAGGGGAACAAATCGGAAATCCTTCAGAAGCTGAGGGCTATCTCCGAGATCCATGAGGCAAAAGGTGATGTTGAGGGAGCCCTGGAACAATACAGGGAGATGGCAAGATTGAATTCCGAGATATTTAGGGAAGAAGAAGCTAGAGTAATTGCAAAGCTGGGAGCCACCTTTGCCGCTATGCAAAAGCTCAGGGAAATTGAGGACATGGCTGCAAGAAACATAGAGCTTTCAGAAGTCAACAGATTGATCGACAGAAAGAACGAAGAGCTTTTGAAGATGCAAAGTGAATTGAAGTCTGCTAACGAGCTGCTAAAGCAAAGAGCTGAGACAGATCCCTTAACCGGCCTCATGAACCAGAAGAAGATGTTTGAAGTAGTGGAGTACGAAATAAATAGGGCCAAGAGATACGGAAATGCGCTCTCCATTATTATGCTTGACATCGATAACTTCAAGGAGCTCAATGACGGCCTTGGCCATCTGAAGGGAGACGAGATACTCGAAATCCTTTCTTCGCTTATCGTTTCAAAAATAAGGAATATTGACTATGCTTTCAGGTATGGAGGGGAAGAGTTTGTAATACTACTACCTTCCACTGTTCTGGAAGGAGCAATGTCTACGGCGAAAAGAATACGAAACTCGGTTGAAGAAACGGCCGATCTGCCGATAACCTTCAGTGCCGGTGTAACTGAATGGCAGGCTGAATCTGTTCAAGAATTACTGCTGAAAGTTGACAAACTTATGTATCAAGCGAAGAACAAGGGAAAGAACAGAATAGAATCTTAG
- a CDS encoding ABC transporter ATP-binding protein — MFELKEVALIYETKKQALAALKSTDLKIEKGEEVGIFGPSGSGKSSLLFIMSTLKEPSRGEVKYEGKELTALTPSAKAELRRKEFGFVFQEHFLINHLTVRENILLPLKEKRGARKRLEEITTALGLNKLLKRFPYELSLGQSQMVAVARALIASPKVVFADEPTASLDDENGSRVIELLKSYCSKSGATLILVSHSSEIIGDFRRRLRVENGQVYEVGVNA; from the coding sequence ATGTTCGAATTGAAGGAAGTCGCACTGATATATGAGACGAAGAAGCAGGCTCTGGCGGCGCTCAAATCGACAGACCTCAAGATAGAGAAGGGGGAAGAAGTTGGGATATTCGGCCCTTCGGGTTCGGGGAAGTCATCGCTTCTCTTCATTATGAGCACACTAAAGGAGCCAAGTCGCGGAGAAGTCAAATACGAAGGCAAGGAGCTTACGGCTCTTACTCCTTCCGCAAAAGCCGAACTTAGGCGAAAAGAGTTCGGATTTGTGTTTCAGGAGCACTTCTTGATAAACCACCTAACTGTCAGAGAGAATATTCTGCTCCCCCTGAAAGAAAAACGAGGAGCAAGAAAGAGGCTCGAAGAAATCACTACTGCGCTTGGATTGAACAAACTCCTCAAGCGATTCCCGTATGAGCTCTCACTTGGACAGAGTCAGATGGTGGCTGTGGCAAGAGCATTGATAGCAAGTCCGAAAGTTGTTTTCGCCGATGAACCGACAGCTTCCCTTGATGACGAGAATGGCAGCAGGGTAATAGAGCTCCTGAAGTCTTATTGCTCGAAGTCAGGTGCGACTCTGATACTCGTTTCTCATTCGTCTGAGATTATTGGGGATTTCAGAAGAAGACTCAGAGTGGAGAATGGCCAGGTCTATGAGGTTGGTGTGAATGCTTAA
- a CDS encoding ABC transporter permease, which translates to MLKYMWLYLKRRPGRILVFIFVVALGVSMSLVISSIFLSFGETRSRISKINESWITVQYLSESGRDESIDSSLIEVFQDVFGLSDVIPVDIAYLGYNLFGSARANFPVYGIKQTEISRMLRESNAYISEGTVFSPGTNEIIVSDSFLRASGVDLENVYEEISEMSSVGLYTVVASLEGSSVFGLGPSGISRGKGSFGFLVFAEDGFLIAVENELRSRIIGEELSVSIEGPVSSRETLERQYASYYLGVLLTNLFVALVFIIALTMLNSVSIRERRKEYAILAAIGHSPGSLKVRLFLESLYQGIAGWILGLLAGGAVLSLFEDRFFTPNGLYIGDSNVSSICTLIIPFTTIVLSQILIGRHLRRDLVGLLKSSEERVGLLKNRFRNVGLPWLQFPLRSDGYRSLFVNIIAFAVLVTVFGSLLSSLTDTVRDSGWLFDRCSYIQTSELEELRLPEEISSKSTAVLPADLLDSDVKLMFGTTKLFIPVVSTEHSRLLSIFDEEPAAGTLYVSRGLFDLIVNGSVRGLDYSSMEVLPSLESLAGVLVEDRIESDGLLVLYDDRDLAGEIRRFASEIGQVEVVDRKTFESKIRAEAQFMELISSIIIYLQFFVVIIIGVVTVTRVTLARRSEISIRNILGQRRDEIGLLFFGELLLVLFTGAAIGYLLATVCWQIFRSVFLQGLYVSSIVVPEALFRISVMTVIVLLVGVITARCLISKQDPISIIER; encoded by the coding sequence ATGCTTAAATACATGTGGTTATATCTCAAAAGAAGGCCGGGCAGAATTCTGGTCTTCATATTCGTTGTCGCTCTCGGTGTATCAATGAGCCTTGTGATTAGCTCAATCTTTCTGTCCTTCGGAGAGACGAGAAGCAGGATATCAAAGATCAACGAAAGCTGGATTACGGTACAGTATCTCTCTGAAAGCGGGAGAGACGAGTCAATTGACAGCAGTCTCATCGAGGTTTTTCAAGACGTATTTGGTCTTTCAGATGTTATTCCGGTAGATATAGCCTATCTCGGCTACAACCTTTTCGGAAGTGCAAGAGCCAATTTCCCTGTTTATGGAATCAAGCAAACGGAGATATCTCGGATGCTGCGCGAGAGCAATGCCTACATCTCAGAAGGGACGGTATTTTCCCCAGGGACAAATGAAATCATTGTCTCCGATTCATTTCTAAGAGCCTCAGGAGTAGATCTGGAAAATGTCTATGAGGAAATCTCCGAAATGTCGAGCGTAGGTCTATATACAGTGGTCGCATCTCTGGAAGGATCCTCGGTATTTGGACTGGGGCCGTCGGGAATTTCGAGGGGCAAGGGATCGTTTGGCTTCCTGGTATTCGCTGAAGATGGGTTCCTAATAGCAGTTGAAAACGAGCTGAGATCAAGGATCATCGGAGAAGAACTCTCAGTTTCGATTGAAGGACCTGTTTCTTCCCGGGAGACCCTTGAGAGGCAGTACGCAAGTTACTATTTGGGAGTCTTGTTGACAAATCTCTTTGTCGCTCTGGTTTTCATAATTGCTCTTACAATGCTTAATTCGGTAAGCATTCGTGAAAGAAGAAAGGAGTATGCTATTCTTGCCGCCATAGGGCATTCTCCAGGGAGTCTGAAGGTAAGACTCTTTCTGGAGTCGCTTTATCAGGGAATTGCTGGCTGGATCCTGGGCCTCCTTGCTGGTGGAGCTGTTCTTTCACTATTCGAAGATCGCTTCTTCACGCCCAATGGTCTTTATATAGGCGACAGCAACGTCTCGTCTATTTGCACGTTAATCATACCGTTCACCACGATTGTTCTATCTCAGATATTGATAGGGAGACATCTGAGAAGAGATCTCGTCGGTCTTCTGAAGAGCTCTGAAGAAAGAGTCGGTCTGCTTAAGAACAGATTCAGGAATGTCGGTTTGCCCTGGCTCCAATTTCCTCTGAGAAGCGACGGCTACAGATCTCTTTTTGTGAACATCATCGCGTTTGCCGTGCTAGTGACTGTTTTTGGTTCGCTTCTGTCTTCATTGACGGACACTGTTCGAGACAGCGGCTGGTTGTTCGATCGATGTTCTTATATTCAGACCTCGGAATTGGAGGAGCTAAGGCTTCCCGAAGAAATTTCATCGAAGTCAACGGCTGTCCTTCCTGCCGATCTTCTCGACTCGGATGTGAAGCTTATGTTCGGCACCACGAAACTCTTCATTCCAGTTGTATCTACTGAGCATTCGAGACTTCTCTCGATATTCGACGAAGAGCCGGCGGCCGGTACGCTATATGTTAGCAGGGGTCTTTTCGACTTGATTGTCAATGGTTCTGTCAGGGGGTTGGATTACTCTTCGATGGAGGTTCTGCCAAGTCTCGAAAGTCTCGCTGGTGTTCTAGTGGAAGACAGAATAGAATCTGACGGTCTCCTCGTATTATACGACGACCGTGATCTTGCAGGAGAAATCAGACGTTTCGCCTCGGAGATCGGTCAGGTGGAAGTAGTAGACAGGAAGACTTTCGAGTCGAAGATCCGGGCCGAGGCACAGTTCATGGAGTTGATTTCCTCGATTATCATCTATCTTCAGTTCTTCGTCGTCATAATAATCGGCGTGGTTACTGTTACAAGGGTGACCTTGGCAAGACGGAGTGAGATATCAATCAGAAACATTTTGGGACAGAGGAGAGACGAGATTGGTCTTCTCTTTTTCGGAGAACTTTTATTGGTTCTTTTTACAGGTGCAGCAATTGGATATCTTCTGGCAACGGTCTGCTGGCAGATTTTTAGATCCGTCTTTCTACAGGGGCTGTATGTTTCGTCGATCGTAGTTCCCGAGGCACTCTTCAGAATCTCTGTAATGACCGTCATTGTTCTCTTGGTCGGAGTAATCACGGCAAGATGCTTGATTTCGAAACAGGATCCAATATCAATTATCGAAAGATAG